The proteins below are encoded in one region of Mycobacterium botniense:
- a CDS encoding PPE family protein codes for MYFALLPPEVNSGRMYAGPGSGSMMAAAAAWDGLAAELQSAAASYGSVISGLTATWQGPSSAAMAAAAAPYVAWLNTTAAQAAQTAAHVKAAAAAYETAFAAMVPPPVIAANRSQLASLVATNIFGQNTAAIAATEARYGEMWAQDAAAMTNYASQSAAATQVTPFTLPPQTTEPGGLLGQLLAILQAGVGSVVSSAKTQFTQLFSAVPTALQSFASIVTSPDPVQGLLSAAQSFAGMQSLSSISADVELIPKFILPANDVMITAILALVASTAGLKSTAGAAAGAAASGGSALAAGLGTTQAAGPASLASLGGAGPVVSAEVGHAGLVGTLSVPPSWAAATPTVRLAAAALQGAGAAAAPAAAPESGGSLTAQLVMAGLAGGALGAAVPRAVNRAAASSTRNTPGTTRQTPDDLQRALAEVAQNPESVQHWHTDKANLENLLDQLSKKPGFHAVHVSSGEHSQSLPPRAQSN; via the coding sequence ATGTATTTCGCCTTATTACCGCCAGAGGTTAACTCCGGCCGCATGTATGCGGGTCCAGGATCGGGTTCGATGATGGCCGCCGCAGCGGCCTGGGATGGTTTAGCCGCCGAGCTACAGTCGGCAGCAGCGTCCTACGGTTCGGTCATTTCCGGGCTGACGGCCACCTGGCAGGGACCATCATCTGCGGCCATGGCGGCCGCAGCCGCACCTTACGTGGCCTGGCTGAACACCACTGCGGCGCAGGCTGCGCAGACCGCGGCGCACGTCAAGGCGGCGGCCGCCGCCTACGAAACCGCCTTCGCGGCGATGGTGCCCCCGCCGGTGATCGCAGCCAACCGCAGCCAACTGGCGTCGCTGGTGGCAACCAACATCTTCGGCCAGAACACTGCTGCCATCGCAGCCACCGAGGCCCGATACGGGGAAATGTGGGCCCAGGACGCCGCCGCGATGACCAACTATGCCAGCCAGTCGGCGGCCGCCACGCAGGTGACGCCGTTCACCTTGCCCCCGCAGACCACCGAGCCGGGTGGGTTGCTGGGTCAGCTCTTGGCGATCCTCCAAGCTGGCGTCGGGTCGGTCGTCAGCAGCGCGAAGACGCAGTTCACGCAACTGTTCTCCGCGGTACCCACCGCCCTGCAAAGCTTCGCGTCGATTGTCACGTCCCCCGACCCGGTCCAGGGGCTGCTGTCGGCCGCGCAAAGCTTCGCCGGGATGCAGAGCCTGTCGTCGATCAGCGCGGATGTCGAGCTGATCCCGAAATTCATCCTGCCCGCTAACGACGTGATGATCACCGCCATTTTGGCCTTGGTGGCATCGACTGCGGGTCTGAAAAGCACGGCAGGTGCAGCTGCCGGGGCAGCGGCAAGCGGCGGATCTGCGCTGGCCGCCGGGCTGGGCACCACGCAAGCGGCCGGACCGGCAAGCCTTGCCAGCCTCGGCGGTGCCGGGCCGGTGGTGTCCGCGGAGGTGGGCCACGCCGGTCTGGTGGGCACCCTATCGGTGCCGCCGAGCTGGGCGGCAGCCACCCCGACGGTCAGGCTGGCTGCCGCCGCGTTACAGGGCGCCGGCGCCGCAGCCGCCCCCGCGGCCGCGCCAGAGAGTGGTGGCAGCCTGACCGCTCAACTCGTCATGGCCGGTTTGGCAGGAGGCGCCCTGGGCGCTGCCGTGCCACGCGCCGTGAACCGCGCAGCTGCCTCTAGCACCCGCAACACCCCGGGCACAACCCGCCAGACACCGGACGACCTGCAGCGCGCCCTGGCCGAAGTGGCACAGAACCCGGAGTCGGTACAGCACTGGCATACCGACAAGGCGAACCTGGAAAACCTGCTGGATCAGCTGTCGAAGAAACCGGGCTTTCATGCGGTGCACGTGTCTTCCGGCGAGCATTCCCAATCTTTGCCGCCGCGGGCGCAGTCGAATTAA
- a CDS encoding Rv1815 family serine proteinase has protein sequence MVHGLTRPLFAMVATAMLAAGPSPVAANAAPVLVFPGMEIRQGNQVCTLAYVDPGLKVAFTAGHCRGGEAVTDKDGNVIGHQAAYRDNTPSGSTVSTNQMIADYEAIVLADDVVANNILPGGRPLVSEPGLVVEPGEAVCHFGIITGESCGTVERVNNGWFTMANGVISQKGDSGGPVYVTSPAAPARIVGIFNSMWGQFPAAVSWRTVSEQVREDVGVTTSLAAPLG, from the coding sequence ATGGTGCACGGACTAACGAGGCCTTTGTTCGCAATGGTCGCCACCGCGATGCTCGCGGCCGGCCCGTCGCCCGTAGCGGCCAACGCTGCTCCCGTACTCGTCTTCCCGGGAATGGAAATCCGCCAGGGCAACCAGGTGTGCACTTTGGCGTACGTCGACCCGGGGCTGAAGGTCGCGTTCACCGCCGGCCACTGCCGCGGCGGCGAGGCGGTCACCGACAAGGACGGCAATGTTATTGGCCATCAAGCCGCTTATCGGGACAACACGCCGAGCGGTTCCACGGTGAGCACCAACCAGATGATCGCCGATTACGAAGCAATCGTGCTGGCCGATGACGTGGTGGCCAACAACATCCTGCCCGGGGGGCGTCCGCTGGTCTCCGAGCCGGGCCTGGTGGTCGAGCCCGGCGAGGCGGTGTGCCATTTCGGCATCATCACCGGTGAAAGCTGCGGCACCGTCGAACGCGTCAACAACGGCTGGTTCACCATGGCCAACGGTGTCATCAGCCAGAAGGGCGATTCAGGCGGGCCGGTCTACGTGACCAGCCCCGCGGCTCCGGCCAGGATCGTCGGGATATTCAACAGCATGTGGGGCCAATTTCCCGCGGCGGTGTCCTGGCGGACCGTTTCGGAGCAAGTCCGCGAGGATGTCGGGGTGACCACCAGCCTCGCTGCGCCCCTCGGCTAA
- a CDS encoding VOC family protein codes for MSLSTGSPVQIAWVTPELDVTETALTSLLGVKKWVRIPEVHFGPETCRYRGEPADFVASIALSYLADMQLELIQPVRGQSIYSDFLADHGPGLHHICVEAENPDLAAALAAAVGHGATVVQQGVMPGGMRFAYVSAPRAGVPFLEIAYIPPEVRAFFDDIKREQQ; via the coding sequence ATGAGCCTTTCCACCGGGTCGCCGGTGCAGATCGCGTGGGTGACCCCCGAGTTAGACGTCACCGAAACGGCCCTCACCAGCCTGTTAGGCGTGAAGAAGTGGGTGCGGATACCGGAGGTGCATTTCGGCCCGGAGACGTGCCGCTACCGCGGCGAGCCGGCCGATTTCGTCGCCAGCATTGCGTTGAGCTACCTCGCGGACATGCAGCTGGAGCTGATCCAGCCGGTCCGTGGCCAGAGCATCTATAGTGATTTTCTCGCCGATCACGGGCCCGGACTGCACCACATCTGCGTCGAGGCGGAGAATCCGGATCTCGCTGCGGCACTGGCGGCGGCTGTCGGGCACGGCGCAACGGTGGTTCAGCAGGGCGTGATGCCCGGCGGGATGCGGTTCGCGTATGTGTCGGCGCCGCGGGCGGGAGTGCCGTTCCTGGAAATCGCCTACATCCCGCCCGAAGTCAGGGCTTTTTTCGACGACATCAAACGGGAGCAGCAGTGA
- a CDS encoding 5'-3' exonuclease: MSAPLLLLDGPSMWFRSYYGVPSSITAPDGRPVNAVRGFFDSVAALITRQRPDRLVVCLDLDWRPQFRVNLVPSYKAHRAAEDGQPEDMPDELTPQVELILELLEAFGIPTAGAAGFEADDVLGTLAAAERLDPVVVVSGDRDLLQLVADHPVPVRVLYLGRGLSNATMLGPAELADRYGVPIARAGPAYAELALLRGDPSDGLPGVAGIGEKTAAALLARYGSLDGILAAARAPASPMAAGVRAKLLAALDYIAAAAPVVRVVTTAPVRLSTSTDTLPRTPADEIRVDELATRLGVGSSIGRLQKALAARSA, from the coding sequence ATGTCCGCACCGCTGCTGCTGCTCGACGGTCCCAGCATGTGGTTTCGCTCCTACTACGGGGTGCCGTCCTCGATCACCGCCCCGGATGGCCGGCCGGTTAATGCGGTGCGCGGGTTCTTCGACTCGGTGGCCGCGCTGATCACCCGGCAGCGGCCAGACCGGCTGGTGGTGTGTCTGGACCTGGACTGGCGTCCGCAGTTTCGGGTGAACCTCGTCCCGTCGTACAAGGCGCACCGGGCGGCTGAGGACGGCCAGCCCGAGGATATGCCCGACGAGCTGACGCCACAGGTCGAGCTGATCCTTGAGCTGCTGGAGGCGTTCGGCATCCCGACAGCGGGCGCTGCGGGCTTCGAAGCCGACGACGTGCTGGGCACGCTGGCCGCCGCCGAGCGTCTCGACCCGGTGGTGGTGGTCAGCGGCGACCGTGACCTTCTGCAACTGGTCGCCGACCATCCCGTCCCGGTGCGGGTGCTCTACCTGGGCCGCGGACTGTCCAACGCGACGATGCTGGGGCCGGCCGAGCTGGCCGACCGGTACGGCGTGCCCATCGCACGGGCCGGTCCGGCCTACGCTGAGCTGGCACTGTTGCGTGGGGATCCATCCGACGGGCTGCCCGGTGTGGCGGGTATCGGGGAAAAGACCGCAGCCGCCCTGCTGGCCCGGTACGGCTCGCTGGACGGGATCCTGGCTGCCGCCCGCGCACCGGCGTCGCCGATGGCCGCGGGTGTTCGGGCCAAACTGCTGGCTGCCCTCGACTACATCGCGGCCGCAGCCCCGGTCGTGCGAGTGGTCACCACTGCGCCGGTCAGGCTTTCGACATCCACCGACACGCTGCCGCGGACGCCGGCTGACGAAATCCGCGTCGACGAGCTGGCAACTCGGCTGGGTGTGGGATCGTCGATCGGGCGGCTGCAGAAAGCCTTGGCTGCGCGCTCGGCGTGA
- a CDS encoding DUF4333 domain-containing protein: MSEPQGFDPTTPWQPQRSEGETVQSTSGEPAGQASPWQQPGSQQPGDQQAWQAPAYTPTEYPQYQQPPAQFYPPAQQYPQAPPGYPQPGQYGPPGQYGPPGQYGPPGQFPQQPGQYGPPGQFPQQPGQYGPPGQFPQQPGQYGPPSERSKRSAAVIGTVVGVFAAVVVIVVLVLGFWEPGFFVTTKLDITKAQAGVQQILSDETNGYGAKNVKDVKCNNGQNPTVKKGATFNCEVSIDGTKRQVTVTFQDNKGTYEVGRPK; the protein is encoded by the coding sequence ATGAGCGAACCGCAGGGATTTGACCCGACAACGCCGTGGCAGCCGCAACGGTCGGAGGGTGAGACTGTGCAATCCACCAGCGGTGAGCCGGCCGGTCAGGCCTCGCCGTGGCAGCAGCCGGGCAGCCAGCAACCCGGCGATCAGCAGGCCTGGCAGGCACCCGCCTATACGCCCACCGAGTATCCGCAATACCAGCAGCCGCCGGCTCAGTTCTATCCGCCGGCGCAACAGTACCCGCAGGCGCCGCCCGGCTACCCGCAACCGGGCCAGTACGGTCCGCCCGGCCAGTATGGCCCGCCGGGCCAGTACGGTCCGCCCGGCCAGTTTCCGCAGCAGCCCGGCCAGTACGGTCCGCCCGGCCAGTTTCCGCAGCAACCCGGCCAGTACGGTCCGCCCGGCCAGTTTCCGCAGCAACCCGGCCAGTACGGTCCGCCCTCGGAGCGCTCAAAGCGTTCGGCTGCGGTCATCGGCACGGTGGTGGGTGTGTTCGCTGCCGTTGTCGTCATCGTGGTGCTGGTACTGGGTTTCTGGGAGCCCGGGTTTTTTGTCACCACAAAACTCGACATCACCAAGGCCCAGGCCGGTGTACAGCAGATCCTCAGCGATGAGACCAACGGGTATGGGGCGAAAAACGTCAAAGACGTCAAATGCAACAACGGCCAGAATCCCACGGTGAAGAAGGGCGCCACGTTCAACTGCGAGGTCAGCATCGACGGCACCAAGCGGCAGGTGACGGTGACGTTCCAGGACAACAAGGGCACCTACGAAGTCGGCCGACCCAAATAG
- a CDS encoding M24 family metallopeptidase — MDAGRFDAGVYSRRLAAAAAAATAAGLAGLVITPGYDLRYLIGSRAQTFERFTALVLPARGRPTLVVPRLELAAFTDSVVTELELPVRDWVDADDPYRLVAAVLDGPEIAVTDSMPALHLLPLAGVLGVLPLLATGVLGRLRMVKDASEIDTLRRAGAAIDRVHARVPQFLAPGRTEAEVAADIAETIIAEGHSEVAFIIVGSGPHSADPHHQCSDRRLQRGDLVVVDIGGVCEPGYHSDSTRTYSIGTPDPQVVQHYSVLQRAQRAAVDMVRPGVTAHQVDAAARDVLAQAGLGEYFIHRTGHGIGLSVHEDPYIVAGNDLPLAAGMVFSVEPGIYLPGQWGARIEDIVVVTDEGAISLNHRPHELVVVPA, encoded by the coding sequence GTGGATGCTGGCCGATTCGACGCGGGCGTCTATTCGCGTCGGCTCGCTGCGGCCGCGGCCGCCGCCACAGCCGCCGGCCTGGCAGGTCTGGTCATCACTCCGGGATATGACCTGCGCTATCTCATCGGTTCACGCGCACAGACATTCGAACGGTTCACCGCGCTGGTGCTGCCCGCCCGCGGGAGACCAACCCTCGTGGTGCCGCGGCTGGAGCTGGCCGCGTTCACCGACTCCGTGGTCACTGAGTTGGAACTGCCGGTGCGGGACTGGGTCGACGCTGATGACCCCTACCGTCTGGTCGCTGCGGTCCTGGACGGCCCCGAGATCGCGGTCACCGACTCCATGCCGGCACTGCACCTGTTACCGCTGGCCGGGGTGCTCGGTGTGCTGCCGCTGCTGGCCACCGGGGTACTGGGCAGATTGCGGATGGTCAAGGACGCCAGCGAGATCGACACGCTGCGCAGGGCGGGCGCGGCCATCGACCGGGTGCATGCCCGGGTGCCGCAGTTTCTGGCGCCGGGTCGCACCGAAGCTGAAGTGGCCGCTGATATCGCGGAAACTATTATCGCCGAAGGTCATTCGGAGGTGGCGTTCATCATCGTGGGGTCCGGGCCGCACAGTGCCGACCCGCACCATCAATGCTCGGATCGCCGGCTGCAGCGGGGTGACCTTGTTGTGGTGGACATCGGCGGGGTGTGCGAACCGGGGTATCACTCCGACTCAACACGAACGTATAGCATCGGGACGCCGGACCCCCAAGTCGTCCAACACTATTCGGTGCTGCAACGCGCCCAGCGCGCAGCCGTGGACATGGTTCGTCCGGGTGTGACCGCGCACCAGGTCGACGCCGCCGCCCGCGACGTGCTGGCCCAAGCCGGGCTGGGCGAGTATTTCATCCACCGCACCGGGCACGGTATCGGGCTATCGGTGCATGAAGACCCCTACATCGTCGCGGGCAACGATTTGCCGCTGGCCGCCGGGATGGTGTTCTCCGTCGAGCCGGGCATTTACCTGCCCGGCCAGTGGGGTGCCCGCATCGAGGACATCGTTGTGGTGACCGACGAAGGCGCAATATCCCTCAATCACCGGCCGCATGAGCTGGTCGTGGTGCCGGCCTGA
- a CDS encoding nitroreductase family deazaflavin-dependent oxidoreductase produces the protein MSARYTEPTRAARAANTVVRRLADLGISVAGTQVLRVRGRRTGKRHAVVVNVLTVDGVDYLVAPRGDTDWVRNARAAGVVEIGPCWRRRITPITEVADAAKPVLLRRYLSRWYWQVKKYVAGLTPDSDDAALRAAAPSIPVFALRTPG, from the coding sequence GTGTCCGCGCGATATACCGAACCCACCAGAGCGGCGCGCGCGGCTAACACAGTCGTCCGCCGCCTCGCCGACCTGGGAATCAGCGTCGCAGGCACGCAGGTGCTTCGTGTCCGTGGCCGCAGGACCGGGAAACGTCACGCCGTGGTGGTGAACGTGTTGACCGTCGACGGCGTGGACTACCTCGTTGCGCCGCGCGGCGACACCGACTGGGTACGCAATGCCCGGGCCGCGGGTGTCGTTGAGATCGGACCGTGCTGGCGCAGGCGGATCACGCCCATCACCGAGGTGGCCGACGCCGCCAAACCTGTTCTGCTGCGCCGCTACCTCAGCCGGTGGTATTGGCAGGTCAAGAAGTATGTTGCAGGGCTGACACCGGATTCCGACGATGCGGCGCTGCGCGCAGCGGCGCCCTCGATCCCGGTGTTCGCGCTGAGGACTCCCGGCTGA
- a CDS encoding PPE family protein, which translates to MDFGMLPPEINSGRMYAGPRSGPMLAAAAAWDELATQLHAAAASYNSVISALSGVWQGPSSAAMVAAAAPYSVWMSATAVQAEQTAAQARAAAAAFENAFAATVPPPVVAANRVLLMSLIATNFFGQNTPAIAATEAHYAEMWAQDAAAMFGYASSSAAASRVTPFAEPPQTTNSAALAGQSAAVAHATGTAVGTQVQTLPHLISAVPQALQSLAVPASSAAADASPPSSLASSLNTIASFWTGSVSPFSYFTIAGVPYLLGFQSYLLPQAGVNLAGVAGKASAVGSASLLESSLGAGTHMLASTGLGGGAVSAGIGRAGVIGGLSVPQGWATAAPAVRTAAAVMPQTQLGVAPAAFADTQGNLFSNMALSGLAGRALTGTAGSAARSVGISGGVTPAAPAVTANIFVIPEAGK; encoded by the coding sequence ATGGATTTCGGAATGTTACCGCCGGAGATCAACTCAGGTCGGATGTATGCGGGTCCCCGTTCGGGGCCAATGCTCGCGGCTGCCGCGGCCTGGGACGAGCTGGCCACCCAGTTGCACGCCGCGGCGGCCTCCTACAACTCGGTGATCTCGGCACTATCTGGGGTATGGCAGGGGCCCTCGTCCGCGGCGATGGTGGCTGCGGCCGCACCGTATTCGGTATGGATGAGTGCGACCGCCGTCCAGGCTGAGCAGACGGCCGCCCAGGCAAGGGCCGCGGCAGCGGCCTTTGAAAACGCTTTTGCCGCAACGGTGCCCCCACCGGTCGTCGCGGCCAACCGCGTTCTGCTGATGTCGCTCATCGCGACCAATTTTTTCGGTCAGAACACCCCCGCGATCGCGGCGACCGAAGCACATTACGCCGAAATGTGGGCTCAAGATGCGGCCGCCATGTTCGGCTACGCCAGCTCATCGGCCGCGGCGTCGCGCGTGACGCCATTCGCCGAGCCGCCGCAGACAACCAACTCGGCGGCACTGGCCGGCCAGTCTGCCGCAGTCGCTCACGCCACCGGTACGGCGGTGGGCACTCAGGTGCAGACGTTGCCACACCTGATCTCCGCGGTGCCGCAGGCACTGCAGAGTCTTGCAGTCCCCGCGTCGTCGGCAGCGGCTGATGCGTCACCCCCGTCGTCCCTGGCGTCCTCGCTCAACACGATCGCCAGTTTCTGGACTGGCTCGGTATCCCCGTTTTCGTATTTCACCATCGCCGGGGTGCCCTACCTGCTGGGCTTCCAGAGTTACCTTTTACCGCAAGCCGGAGTGAATCTCGCCGGTGTCGCGGGCAAAGCGTCAGCTGTGGGCAGCGCAAGCTTGCTGGAAAGCAGCCTCGGCGCGGGCACGCATATGCTGGCGTCCACAGGTTTAGGCGGCGGGGCCGTATCGGCGGGTATCGGTCGCGCCGGCGTGATCGGCGGCTTGTCGGTTCCCCAGGGTTGGGCGACAGCCGCCCCAGCGGTGAGGACAGCTGCCGCAGTGATGCCGCAAACCCAGCTGGGGGTCGCGCCCGCGGCTTTCGCAGACACCCAGGGAAACCTGTTCAGCAACATGGCCTTGTCCGGCCTGGCCGGGCGAGCGCTGACCGGTACCGCTGGCAGCGCCGCTCGATCCGTCGGCATTTCCGGCGGGGTGACTCCCGCTGCTCCGGCCGTTACCGCCAACATCTTCGTGATACCCGAGGCCGGCAAATAG
- a CDS encoding MgtC/SapB family protein, which produces MQTLSVADFALRLAVGLGCGALIGLERQWRARMAGLRTNALVATGATLFVLYAVATNDNSPTRVASYVVSGIGFLGGGVILREGFNVRGLNTAATLWCSAAVGVLAAAGHLVFAFIATATVVGIHLVGRPLGRLIDHDNVVEEAEDQRPYQVQLICRPKSEKYARAQIVQHTSTNDVILRGIHTGRAGDENVVLTAYLLMDGHAPARLERLVAELSLQPGIQAVHWYAGDQSEPAPPAPHNN; this is translated from the coding sequence ATGCAGACGCTCAGCGTCGCCGATTTCGCGCTGCGACTGGCCGTCGGATTGGGCTGCGGCGCCCTGATCGGCCTGGAGCGGCAGTGGCGCGCACGCATGGCCGGGTTGCGCACCAACGCGTTGGTCGCGACCGGTGCCACGTTGTTCGTGCTTTACGCCGTGGCGACCAACGACAACAGCCCCACCCGGGTGGCGTCATATGTAGTGTCGGGGATCGGATTTCTTGGGGGGGGTGTGATCCTGCGTGAAGGGTTCAACGTCCGTGGGCTCAACACCGCTGCGACGCTGTGGTGTTCGGCTGCGGTCGGGGTGCTGGCCGCCGCCGGGCATCTGGTGTTTGCGTTCATCGCCACCGCCACCGTGGTGGGAATCCACTTGGTGGGGCGTCCACTCGGACGGCTGATCGACCACGACAATGTCGTCGAGGAGGCCGAGGACCAGCGGCCATACCAGGTCCAGCTGATTTGCCGCCCCAAAAGCGAGAAATACGCACGCGCCCAAATCGTTCAACACACCAGCACCAATGACGTCATCCTGCGCGGAATCCACACCGGGCGTGCCGGCGACGAGAACGTGGTGTTGACCGCATACCTGCTCATGGACGGACATGCGCCGGCACGGCTTGAGCGACTAGTGGCCGAACTGTCCCTGCAGCCGGGCATCCAGGCGGTGCACTGGTATGCCGGTGACCAATCCGAACCCGCGCCGCCGGCGCCGCACAACAACTAG
- a CDS encoding TetR/AcrR family transcriptional regulator, giving the protein MGKRQESRERIEAQIIELGRRHLVDRGAAGLSLRAIARELGMVSSAVYRYVSNRDELLTLLLVDAYTDLADTVDRARDVVSDVWSDDVIAIAHAVRRWALAHPASWALLYGSPVPGYRAPPERTVGPGTRVVGALLDAVAAGIATGDIMLTNIPAPQPVSSDFDRIRHEFGFPGDDPVVARCFVIWAGLVGAISLEVFGGYGADTLTDPEALFDTTVRLLVGMLTAH; this is encoded by the coding sequence GTGGGCAAACGCCAGGAGTCGCGGGAGCGGATCGAAGCGCAAATCATCGAACTCGGGCGACGCCACCTGGTGGATCGCGGTGCGGCGGGGCTGTCGCTGCGCGCGATCGCCCGCGAACTGGGCATGGTGTCCTCCGCGGTGTACCGGTACGTCTCCAACCGCGACGAACTGCTGACATTGCTGCTGGTCGACGCCTACACGGACCTTGCCGACACCGTGGACCGGGCTCGCGACGTGGTCTCGGACGTGTGGAGCGACGACGTCATCGCGATCGCGCACGCGGTCCGGCGCTGGGCCCTGGCGCACCCGGCGAGTTGGGCGCTGCTCTACGGCAGCCCTGTCCCCGGTTATCGGGCACCGCCGGAGCGCACCGTCGGACCCGGTACCCGGGTCGTCGGGGCATTGTTGGACGCTGTCGCCGCCGGGATTGCGACCGGGGATATCATGTTGACCAATATTCCTGCGCCGCAACCAGTCTCGTCGGATTTTGACCGGATTCGGCATGAGTTCGGGTTTCCCGGTGACGATCCGGTCGTGGCCAGGTGCTTCGTCATCTGGGCCGGGCTGGTGGGCGCAATCAGCCTAGAGGTGTTCGGCGGCTACGGTGCCGACACGCTGACCGACCCGGAGGCGCTGTTCGACACCACGGTGCGGTTGCTGGTGGGGATGCTGACCGCACACTGA